The nucleotide sequence tcgacattctgttgtcaactgtcatggcgtacaggcgggtcgcggagcacacgtgactgaccaactgagttttatttatcaccttgtaatacaacagaacctagacgtcacaatggcgacgaggataaagaacgtaagaaaaaacaaaaaatcgatgtagttgctaaataaccgacaaaaagttatcagtttgaaattattttttcaataaaagggagggagacgaatgacccaaatagcacaggtatgatggacccattgtggacttaatttatatttcttaaGCTTCATTCTTCAGATATAAAAACCAGGTAGTCCTTTAACCTACTAGGCAACTCATCGCATGTTTAAAGTGGGTAGAAAAAACTTTAACTCGAACAGGTCTATCCCCACTTTTCCACCTAGCCTTGGTGGGTAGTAAGGCTTGCCGCCATTGCTCATTCTTTATTCTTGCGAGGCAACGAACGCAcgtaaaatcataatttatttcgaaGTCGTTTACAAAATGCCTAAACGTAGTGCAGAGGAAAAGATAGCACATTATACGCGTAAAATTCAAAGAATACAAGAAAAGAAACTCAAGCGAAATCGCCGAGTTATACCAGTGCTACCAGATTCTTCAGATTCTGAAGAAAAATCAGGTAAGTGTAActatttttgtaaaaacttaCACTTTGTGGTCAAATATCATGCATTTAGTGCCGCGCGGGCCGTGAGTCCACGTCGGTAACTATAAACCTGGGGGGCGGCCGAGAGTCGTCACGAAGGTAAAACTAGCTTGGGGGTTGGCCGCGAGTCAACACGATAGCAATGTGTATAATATTACCTCataaatattatagtatatTTAAAACACCTTATgggttttatttgtaaaaacattTGTAGCCTACCCtcgaattaaaaatatttattttctatttttagacCTCGAAAATATTATCGACGATGCCCCGGTGATTGAAAATAACGAAGAATTGGAAATGCCTGTCCCAAATTCGAATGAAGAACCGCCACCGCAACCTCAAGCGGAGGCAGGTGATATTGAGACAGCCCCTGTACTGGACGCGGAGTTACTGACAGCTCTTGGGGAGGCCACAGACGATGCTCCAAAATATGGCGAAAATATCCATCCCGACTTGGCACAAAGATGGTTACCTATATTACGTAAAGGTATGGACAAAGAAGCCAAGGACAAACTCATAAAAGAGTACAGTATACCAGAAAACTGTAAATTATTAAGAGCACCGTCCTTAAATGCCGAAATCTCTGCGGCAGTTACAGACATAGCAAGAGGTCGCGACAAGAAAATCGAAGCAGAACAACAGCAGTTAGGCGTTGGATTATCTGCTATAAACAGAGCCATGACCTTACTTCTAACGACCGATGATAAACAAAGTAAGGTACAAGCGATAAAAATCCTATCTGACGGATGTCGGATTTTATCTGACCTACATTACTCAGAAACGCAGGCCAGAGTAAAACTGGTCACTCCAGGATTAGACAAAGTCTTTCTCAATCTGATTCAAGATGTCGAGAGAGACGAGACCCTCTTCAGCAGTAAGCTCTCAGAAAAGATTAAGGCATCAAAGGCGATCGAAAAACAAAGCTCTCAGATTAAAAAGACAGTCACGACCCCAGCCAGCTCAAATACATTTCAGACTGCAGGTCCATCGTACTCTCGGTACCGGGGAAACTGGACGAGGCCCGCTCGCTTCCAACCGACGAGCCGACGAGGGCGCGGCGGGCCACGCTGGAGCACGCCGGCAGCTTACAGACCGGCAGCGCCGACCCCCGCGCAGCCGCAGCCCAAGACAGCTTACACCAGGCCACGTGCGCCAGCGCGACAGTAACTCAGGTACACGCCGGTCGGCTTAATGCTTTTTATAATTGTTGGGTCAATGTTACGAATAATAGGACCATATTAGACTGGATAAAATACGGATTTCCAATTCCGTTTACCGGGCCTATTATTCAATCTGTAAAACCTGTTGTTATGTATGGTTACTTATATGTAGGTAGATGCATAATCATGCGATGGTCAGTTGGAATAAATCTGTCAACCGAACGGGCGTTTCCTTTAGACACCAATCCCAAATTTAACATTGGCGACGAGGATGGGATAGTTTATTTTTGCGGGGAAGA is from Cydia splendana unplaced genomic scaffold, ilCydSple1.2 scaffold_80_ctg1, whole genome shotgun sequence and encodes:
- the LOC134805910 gene encoding uncharacterized protein LOC134805910, whose translation is MPKRSAEEKIAHYTRKIQRIQEKKLKRNRRVIPVLPDSSDSEEKSGKYLENIIDDAPVIENNEELEMPVPNSNEEPPPQPQAEAGDIETAPVLDAELLTALGEATDDAPKYGENIHPDLAQRWLPILRKGMDKEAKDKLIKEYSIPENCKLLRAPSLNAEISAAVTDIARGRDKKIEAEQQQLGVGLSAINRAMTLLLTTDDKQSKVQAIKILSDGCRILSDLHYSETQARVKLVTPGLDKVFLNLIQDVERDETLFSSKLSEKIKASKAIEKQSSQIKKTVTTPASSNTFQTAGPSYSRYRGNWTRPARFQPTSRRGRGGPRWSTPAAYRPAAPTPAQPQPKTAYTRPRAPARQ